The genomic stretch gatGGCCACGTGCTGACCCAAAAACGACGTCGAACGGAAAACCtaaaacatgaaagttgttggaaATTTTCTTCTGAGCATTTTGGTATACTTAAACCTTGCATATTTTGCTAAATTTCATGGCATGAACAATCATATAAGAGAGTTATAGGACCTTGGAGAATATAAGGTTACCTTCAACTCCAGGTGGGTCTACACTTAAACTTATTGAATTATATGCTACACCTACCCTCTACACTTGGGGATTATCTAGCACTTCTTTAACGTTGTTGCCAGGAGTGTTGTGCAAAGCCATATTCTTGTTTGCATTTTTTGCATCTCATGTCGGTATTGTGCTTTTAATCAATAAATTGATTGTGCTCAACACCTAAAATTTAATTGTTTGGGGATGATAGTTTGGGTAGTTTGTTCAGTTTATCACGCATCCAAGATTTCTTAGATAGTTTGTTGCTTCTCAGTAGCCTTGAGGACGATGCTTTTTGGTAGAACTAGTAAttgtgcacgtgcaatgcacgtgtaaTCTTAGGTGTAGTCCATTCTCAGAACAACTACCAGACAACAAAATTCAGTCTTATACATGCAAACCTGACGGCAAGATTAACCCGTGCTATGTGAAGTTATGAACCTAAAGCAGGCGTAAGTTTCAACAAACTAAGTACATGTGTCCATAGATGCAAAATTTCAGAAAGTTTCGTACAATAGGCAAATGAATAGGTTGTATGATAAATATAAGAAAAATTCAGTATAGCCACCTCGTACGTGTAATATATGAGATATATCTACAATTCAGGGAAGtataatatcattaaaaaattGCAACTTCAAAGTAACAAAATCATCAAATCACGGAAAATAAACATTGTTTCAGGCACACATGATACTTGAAGTCTGTATTAAACAGGTCATCCCTAAACGAAGAGAGAACATTGTActttttatttattattattttgaACTCTCGAGCTAATCTAGCTCATCCATCATAGTCGATCTCTTTACGCCCTGGGTCATGTAACCAAATAGATCCTTCACAGAGGAACGATTAGATCCACCATTATTAAGCTTTGATGTCTTGGATGGAGGTTCTTCAGTGAGATCGATCTGACCCTCATATATGTCCCTTCTGTATAAGACCAATTTTTTCACGTGCTCCCGGATTGATGTCTCAACACGGACGTATTGCCTAACACCTAAAACATAACAAAAGAAATATTTAGACACTATAGAAAACATATTAGTAAATACTTGGTGTGTTTGTAATACTTGCCTTCGAGAATATTAAACTGAGAGCATTTTGCGCATGGCTCAAATGTGACAGTGGTGGCACTGGTGTTATCAAGAGACTCTGAAAAAATAATCAATAAAGTCAACATATCTGGATTTAATATttaaatttgagtacataagtaaTAAGTAATTAGCTTACTTGATTGATGAACAACCTCCATGTTGGAGGCCACAACAACTGCATTGTTCTGTTCTGCAGATAACAGTTGATCGCCGAGTAGATAAGCAGACTCACCAAAAAAACGCAGGAAGATTGTGTTGTGTCCGCTATCAACTATAGCGATCTCCCTCATGCCGCTAGGGGCACAAAAATCAGCCTCAGCTGGGCCGACATACGTCACGACGCCGGAAACATCTAAGAATGATTTACAATTAGTAAGGCTCAATATATGTAATCAtgtataaattttatatattaaaCAAGAATACCAATGATAGTTCCGTTTGGGAGATCGAACACTTCGGACATATTGTTCCTGTAAACATAAGTATCTATGGTTAATTAGGAAACACATGTACCTTATCGTGGTGTGGCAGAAAAAAATGTGAACCACCAGAGGGGGGCATGATGACCATTGCTATACGGAAGTAATGATTTGTAACGGCTTGAAAAGACAATATTCGTACTAATTAAATCATGATTTGATctataaaaatatatatacaaTACTAACAATGTAGATGAAAACAAAATACTGATTAGCAaacctacataattccatctactAAGTCGAACTACTTATTAATACTTTGTTGTTCAAAACCAAGTGATAGCAAACCTGGAGTTTGCCGTCCAGCGGGCTTGACGAAGAGGCGGCTTGGCAGCGTCAGAAACCTAGACACCGGCCAAGTGGTCCATGAGGTAAGGGAAAGGACTTGTGTGTTGGCTCTGGCTGCATAAGGAGGGGATTATATAGCCAGCATGACAAATTAAATCACTATGATTGAGTCAACGTGAGGATCATTGTAATTGATATGGAGCAATAAGGAATGAGATGATTTCTAGAAGGAAACAAATACACAATTATTAAAGGTGATTGATATCACACCCAACAGAAAATGCAACTAAAAATGGAAGTGTGGGATATCATCCATTTTCATCACAACAGAAAATCAATCGGAATATGCTCAATTAATATTAGATCCATTTAATCATGGAAGGGCATTCTAATTGATATGGAACAAAAAACGTAATGGGATGATCCCTAGAAGGAAACGAATACACTGCACACACGCCCGCGTAGTATTTGTTCCATTCGCGCATCACTGCTACACTGCACGCACACCTCGCCACTGCTCCCAGCACACCGGCGCCGGCGCTGTCCGTCGAGCGCGTTTCTCTGGCGAAATTCAGTCAAGGCTGTCGCTTTCTTCAGTAAATTCAGTTAACTGCTTCTATCAATGTTGCCTTCAGGTGGCACATGGACGAGCACCTCCGCGTCAGTCTTGCACCACGGCTGTTCTGCTCCTCCTTGCGCACATTCTCTGTCACATATTGATCCGATGCTAGGAAGTTCGAGCAACAAATTTAGATGAAAATGTCAAGTATAGACGTTTCTTTTTCGAAAGAGGCCAGACCTGGTCAATTCATAGAGAAGAACAGAATTGGCCATAAATACTATAGGTTCTCTATTAACCCACTTATCTGCGCCTTGTGAAAGCTGGAGAAATATCATGAGGCAAAATCATCAGAGCCCAGCAGATATTAATGTGAAAGATGAGTCAGTGTAATATTGCTAAATAATAATACAATACCATGATAAACCAGTTTCCTATTTCAGCTGCAAGATTCGCCATGTTCGCCCCTCCCATCTGACCCATGGCCATCTGAGACTGATGCTGAAACAACATAAAGCACGCAGCACAATTTAAGCCAGGTATCACATAAACGAATACATTGCTGCAGAAGGATATCGAAATATGATAAGTATGGAGATTATCATTCATAAAATTACAAGTCACCTTTCTAGAATAACCacatgaaataaaagaaaaatctatattTACATGAGACTATTTTAGAATTATTTCCAAATGCAATATACTCAAGTACTCAAAGATATCATAATATCTAGCTTAAGGT from Lolium rigidum isolate FL_2022 chromosome 4, APGP_CSIRO_Lrig_0.1, whole genome shotgun sequence encodes the following:
- the LOC124706997 gene encoding uncharacterized protein LOC124706997, producing MREIAIVDSGHNTIFLRFFGESAYLLGDQLLSAEQNNAVVVASNMEVVHQSKSLDNTSATTVTFEPCAKCSQFNILEGVRQYVRVETSIREHVKKLVLYRRDIYEGQIDLTEEPPSKTSKLNNGGSNRSSVKDLFGYMTQGVKRSTMMDELD